The Cyclobacterium amurskyense genome contains the following window.
ACTAGTTCACAAAGATCACCTGTACATGTATATAATGAAAAAGGGGAATTCATTGTATCCTTAACCGTTGAGACTGGGCCCGATTGCGCAGCAACTTACCAACTACCTATTTCTATTCGAAGAACTTATAGGGTCATGTTTCCGACGGGCTTTACACCTTCACGTGAAGAAGATAATTTTTTCATGCCCAAAATGAAAGGGATAGCAGCAATGGATCTTAAAATATTCAATACTTGGGGGGAGTTTGTGTTTCAAACTACGGCTATCAATGGCCCTGGATGGGATGGAACCATCAATGGAAAACCACTTCCTCCGGGTACTTATGTATATAGAGGTGATTTTGAAACCAACAAAGGAGAGTTGGTTACCAGGTCAGGTAAGTTTCTTTTAATAAGATAATGAGGAAAATAATAATTTTGATTGTTTCTTTTTTTAGTATAGCGGCAGAATTGGTTCAGGCCCAAGACATGCAGTTTTCTCAATTTTATGCGGCGCCTATATTCTTGAATCCGGCGTTTACTGGAAGTACGGAATGGACCAGGGTAGGTGTCAATTACAGAAACCAATGGCCAGGTTTGGATCGAAGCTTTAATTCTTTTTCTGCTTATTTTGATCATTTCATAGACCATAAGAACAGTGGGGTAGGTGTCATCGCCAATGGTGTTCGTGATTCTTTTTCTCAAATACAGAACATGGAAATTGGTTTGACCTATGCTTACCGCATCAAACTGGGGGAGGAAAGTTATCTTCACTCGGGAGTTCAGGCCAGTTTTGTTCATAGGAATGTAAATGTCGAAAGCATCATACTAGGTACGCAAATAGACATTGATAGAGGGGTAGTGGTAGGGAATGGTGTCAATTGGGTAGAAGATGTGAGTCAGAGGAGTCATGAAGACATTAATACAGGATTGTATTATTATGACAAGAAGTTCTGGCTAGGTGTGTCTGCCCATCATTTGACACGTCCCCATATTTCATTCCTTCAATTGGAGGATCAGAGGCTACCTATACGTTATTCTATTCATGGTGGAGTCACCTTTGATTTATTTAGCAATAATATTGGAGATGTTATTAACAATACCTTACAAGAGCGAACCCTATCTCTTGCTTTTAATTATAAGAGACAGGGTTTGTTTGATCAATTAGATGTGGGCGCAGAGTTTTTCTATGCACCTCTTATATTGGGTGTATGGTATAGGGGATTGCCTACTAAGCGTAGTTTACCGAATAATGAAGCCATTGTCGCATTAATGGGGTTTTCATTGCCGAATGATTTGCAGATTGGTTACAGTTTTGATTTTACTGTTTCTAAGCTGGCCTGGAGGAACAGTGGAGGGGCACATGAATTGTCCATGCGTTATACTTTCAGGAATTATAAATTGGGCAAAAAGCGAGACAGAGTTATTCCTGGATTTAAATATTGAGTTCCAAAAAGTTTTTATGGTTGATTATCAGTTGATTTGTGATATTATGTGGTTTTTCTTTGCGGAATGCATGGTTATTTAAAAAATAACGTGCACCTTTGTCATCCCAAAAGCGGGTAAAGAGAATAGAAAAAGGCATCAAAAAGTTTCTCAAAAAATAAATTAAAATAAGTTTTTGCAAAGTTAAATATTCCTTTTATCTTTGCACTCCCTTAACGAAACAGTCAGAAAACGATCTGGCAAAAACGGGGTCAAAACGAGAGTTAACCAACGGGTTTTCTTTTGAAATAAGTTCTTTGAAGTGTTAGACAAGATTAAAAGAAACAGAATAAATAATTCATAGAGTCGCAGAAACAATAGATTGGTCCATCCTTTGTGGTGAGACGATCGAAACAAACTTTACAATGGAGAGTTTGATCCTGGCTCAGGATGAACGCTAGCGGCAGGCCTAATACATGCAAGTCGTACGGGATTTCATCTTTCGGGATGAATGAGAGTGGCGCACGGGTGCGTAACGCGTATGCAACCTACCTGTTACAGGGAGATAGCCCGGGGAAACTCGGATTAATATCCCATAGTATTATTTTACTGCATGGTAGAATGATTAAAGCCTTCGG
Protein-coding sequences here:
- a CDS encoding PorP/SprF family type IX secretion system membrane protein — translated: MRKIIILIVSFFSIAAELVQAQDMQFSQFYAAPIFLNPAFTGSTEWTRVGVNYRNQWPGLDRSFNSFSAYFDHFIDHKNSGVGVIANGVRDSFSQIQNMEIGLTYAYRIKLGEESYLHSGVQASFVHRNVNVESIILGTQIDIDRGVVVGNGVNWVEDVSQRSHEDINTGLYYYDKKFWLGVSAHHLTRPHISFLQLEDQRLPIRYSIHGGVTFDLFSNNIGDVINNTLQERTLSLAFNYKRQGLFDQLDVGAEFFYAPLILGVWYRGLPTKRSLPNNEAIVALMGFSLPNDLQIGYSFDFTVSKLAWRNSGGAHELSMRYTFRNYKLGKKRDRVIPGFKY